Proteins co-encoded in one Hymenobacter swuensis DY53 genomic window:
- a CDS encoding DUF885 domain-containing protein: protein MPHRYIFRFLPLAGLLALAACNSGSQPTSGTPATADADFDRYKSRFIDSLWYYNPEWASGAGYHRYDSLLVVPTAGRRQMEAAALARRRKEMETYPLENLSVNNQTDFRLMQNYLQSARFYADTLRDWQWNPANYNIGGSVAEILNGRYWPLDRRLRAISGKLIRVVDYYEAAKTNIKQPTREHTDLAIRQNQGGLEVFGKALQDSVAKSGLTAQEKQDLLARVATTRLSMEGYVRFLQQEVLPAGQFRSFRIGKPLFDRKFALDIQSTYSADEVYRKALAHKQELLRDMKKRAARLYPKYFSGQPRPADSLVVVQQVIGRLSQQHATPAGFVQAVKDQMPTLVKWVDDHKLLTQDPSKPLVVRETPLYMRGSGAGASISAPGPYDKAANTYYNVEPLTGQTAARAESYLREYNTYTLQILNIHEAIPGHYTQLVYANLSPSLIKAIFGNGAMIEGWAVYTERMMLESGYGGNTDEIWLMWDKWNMRVTLNAILDHEVQAGTITEAETVAMLRRDGFQEEAEARNKWLRATLSQVQLSSYFTGSTEIYDLREELKRQQGAKFDLKTFHEQFLGYGSAPVKYIRQMMLEKN from the coding sequence ATGCCCCACCGCTACATTTTTCGTTTCCTGCCCCTGGCCGGCCTGCTGGCGCTGGCCGCCTGCAACTCCGGCAGCCAGCCCACTTCCGGCACGCCTGCCACGGCCGATGCCGACTTCGACCGTTACAAGAGCCGCTTCATTGACTCGTTATGGTACTACAACCCCGAGTGGGCCAGCGGGGCCGGCTACCACCGCTACGATTCCCTGCTGGTAGTGCCCACCGCCGGCCGCCGGCAGATGGAAGCAGCGGCTTTGGCCCGGCGGCGTAAGGAAATGGAAACGTATCCGCTCGAAAACCTGTCGGTGAACAACCAGACCGATTTCCGGCTGATGCAGAACTACCTGCAGTCGGCGCGCTTTTACGCCGATACGCTGCGCGACTGGCAGTGGAATCCGGCCAACTACAACATCGGGGGCTCGGTGGCCGAAATCCTGAACGGCCGCTACTGGCCTCTCGACCGGCGGCTGCGGGCCATCAGCGGCAAGCTTATCCGGGTGGTGGATTACTACGAGGCGGCCAAAACCAACATCAAGCAGCCCACCCGTGAGCATACTGATCTGGCCATCCGCCAGAACCAGGGCGGGCTGGAGGTGTTCGGGAAGGCGCTACAGGATTCGGTGGCTAAATCCGGCCTCACGGCGCAGGAAAAGCAAGATCTGCTGGCCCGGGTGGCTACCACTCGCCTCAGTATGGAAGGCTACGTGCGCTTTCTGCAGCAGGAAGTATTGCCGGCCGGGCAGTTCCGCTCGTTCCGCATCGGCAAGCCGCTGTTTGACCGCAAGTTTGCCCTCGATATCCAGTCCACGTATTCCGCCGATGAGGTGTACCGCAAGGCCCTGGCCCATAAGCAGGAGCTGCTGCGCGACATGAAAAAGCGGGCGGCGCGTCTCTACCCAAAGTATTTCTCAGGCCAGCCCCGCCCCGCCGACTCGCTGGTGGTGGTGCAGCAGGTTATCGGCCGCCTCTCGCAGCAGCATGCCACGCCCGCGGGCTTTGTGCAGGCGGTGAAGGACCAGATGCCCACGCTGGTAAAGTGGGTAGATGACCACAAGCTGCTCACCCAGGACCCCAGTAAGCCGCTAGTCGTGCGCGAAACGCCGCTGTACATGCGCGGCAGCGGGGCCGGGGCCAGCATCTCGGCTCCCGGGCCGTACGACAAGGCGGCCAATACCTACTACAACGTGGAGCCGCTCACGGGCCAGACCGCCGCCCGCGCCGAGAGCTACTTGCGCGAGTACAACACCTACACGCTGCAGATTCTGAACATCCACGAGGCCATTCCGGGCCACTATACGCAGCTTGTGTACGCCAACCTCAGCCCTTCGCTCATCAAGGCCATCTTCGGGAACGGGGCCATGATTGAGGGCTGGGCCGTGTACACCGAGCGGATGATGCTGGAAAGCGGCTACGGCGGCAACACCGACGAAATCTGGCTGATGTGGGACAAGTGGAACATGCGCGTGACCCTTAATGCCATCCTCGACCACGAGGTGCAGGCCGGCACTATCACGGAAGCCGAAACCGTGGCCATGCTCCGCCGCGACGGTTTTCAGGAAGAGGCCGAAGCCCGCAACAAGTGGCTGCGCGCCACCCTGAGCCAGGTGCAGCT
- a CDS encoding lactonase family protein: MSTTATLSRRRFLHTLAVGAAGTLLLPACVRVGASDTGSWLVYIGTYGPAEQDNIWLYRLDAATGALTRVAGARGGAAPSYLTLDARHRFLYAVNEVDNYQGTPNGGVSAFAISQQSGGLTLLNQQASAGTIPCFISLDPQGRYALVANYGSGTVAALPLNPDGTLQPASSQDQHTGRGPHKNQSNARAHCMVAGPGGQHFFAVDLGTDTVYAYTLAQGRLQRTSTPAFQAKPGAGPRILTFHPSRPLAFLINELDSTITSLAYDARQGTLREIQTVPCLPADFTGWNACADVHVSPNGRFVVGSNRGHNSLVVFALDEKTGRLTLVEHVALPGKTPRSFTFDPSGRVVLVAHQQSDTVVTYFADARTGRLTPTGTSVALPAPVCLQVYPDFLR, encoded by the coding sequence ATGTCTACTACTGCTACCCTTAGTCGCCGCCGTTTCCTGCACACGCTTGCCGTAGGGGCGGCGGGTACCCTGCTGCTGCCGGCCTGCGTGCGTGTCGGGGCGTCGGACACGGGCTCCTGGCTGGTGTATATCGGCACCTACGGCCCCGCCGAGCAGGACAACATCTGGCTGTACCGGCTGGACGCGGCCACCGGGGCCCTCACGCGGGTGGCCGGGGCCCGGGGCGGGGCGGCCCCCTCCTACCTGACCCTGGACGCCCGCCACCGCTTTCTGTACGCCGTAAACGAGGTGGATAACTACCAGGGCACGCCCAACGGCGGGGTCAGCGCCTTTGCCATCAGCCAGCAGAGCGGGGGCCTGACCCTGCTGAATCAGCAGGCATCAGCGGGTACTATTCCGTGCTTTATCAGCCTCGATCCGCAGGGCCGGTACGCGCTGGTGGCCAACTACGGCAGCGGCACGGTGGCGGCCCTGCCCCTGAACCCCGATGGTACCCTGCAGCCCGCTTCCTCCCAGGACCAGCACACCGGGCGGGGGCCGCACAAAAACCAGAGCAACGCCCGCGCCCACTGTATGGTAGCCGGCCCCGGGGGCCAGCACTTTTTCGCCGTGGACCTGGGCACCGATACCGTGTACGCCTACACGCTGGCGCAGGGCCGCCTGCAGCGCACGTCCACGCCCGCCTTCCAGGCCAAACCCGGCGCGGGGCCGCGCATTCTTACCTTCCACCCCAGTCGGCCCTTGGCCTTCCTCATCAACGAGCTGGATTCCACGATTACCTCCCTGGCCTACGATGCGCGCCAGGGTACGCTGCGCGAAATCCAGACGGTGCCCTGTCTGCCCGCCGACTTTACCGGCTGGAACGCCTGCGCCGATGTGCACGTGTCGCCGAACGGGCGGTTTGTGGTGGGCTCCAACCGGGGCCACAACAGCCTGGTGGTGTTTGCGCTGGATGAGAAAACCGGCCGCCTCACGCTGGTGGAGCACGTGGCCCTGCCCGGCAAAACGCCCCGCAGCTTCACCTTCGACCCCAGCGGCCGGGTAGTGCTGGTAGCCCACCAGCAATCTGATACTGTGGTAACGTACTTTGCTGATGCCCGCACCGGCCGCCTCACGCCCACCGGCACCAGCGTGGCGCTGCCGGCCCCCGTGTGCCTGCAGGTGTACCCCGATTTCCTCCGCTAA
- a CDS encoding DNA/RNA non-specific endonuclease, producing MRCFSPLLLSGILFSLSSAGCSSTPPETSRPPLADAPPAIPVESAAVAQGPGRFPETFEQGGKGSYAEGDEQLGSGSWHFTDALIGSSDQDHKRGEHAARLRGRGQLRMNFDAPTGVRTIRISAAAYGQDAASTWELWGSVDGGRTFRRIGAPMQAQGTRLLTTTFQGITPGPLRLEIRKTDGGSGRLNIDDVVLEMAGGMAVAGGPIAPVIQPPSPQAPKSPNSQAPSASTDNDNMGLGNPSGATASLSSPTNYLLVKPQFTIGYNAQRGTPTWVSWHLTRTDIGSAPRQDDFRPDPALPREFYQVTRNSYSGSGFDKGHNCPSADRTRELDDNSATFLMTNMLPQAGNNNQRTWSSLEEWTRAQVQRGQEVYVIMGSYGKGGTGTNGFKTTIDNGHVTVPARVWKVLVLLPEGSNDVQRIAAGQARLLAVDTPNDQTVSPDWSQYRVSIDAIEAATGLDLLSKIPLAAQDRLEAQVDTAPTR from the coding sequence ATGCGCTGCTTCTCCCCGCTCCTGCTTTCCGGTATCCTGTTCAGTCTGTCTTCGGCCGGGTGCTCCTCTACCCCACCCGAAACCAGCCGCCCCCCGCTGGCCGACGCCCCGCCGGCTATTCCGGTGGAGTCGGCGGCGGTGGCGCAGGGGCCGGGCCGCTTCCCGGAAACATTTGAGCAGGGCGGTAAGGGCTCCTACGCTGAGGGCGACGAGCAGCTGGGTTCCGGCTCCTGGCACTTCACCGATGCGCTCATCGGCTCCTCCGACCAGGACCACAAGCGTGGGGAGCACGCCGCCCGCCTGCGGGGCCGGGGCCAGCTGCGCATGAATTTCGACGCGCCCACCGGCGTGCGCACCATCCGTATCAGCGCGGCCGCCTACGGGCAGGACGCGGCCAGCACCTGGGAGCTGTGGGGCAGCGTGGATGGCGGCCGTACGTTCCGCCGCATTGGGGCACCGATGCAAGCCCAGGGCACGCGCCTGCTCACCACCACCTTCCAGGGCATCACCCCCGGCCCGCTGCGGCTGGAAATCCGCAAAACCGATGGCGGCTCCGGCCGGCTGAATATTGATGATGTGGTACTGGAAATGGCCGGCGGTATGGCCGTGGCCGGTGGCCCCATTGCCCCAGTCATCCAGCCCCCAAGCCCCCAAGCCCCCAAGTCTCCCAACTCCCAGGCCCCGTCCGCTTCCACCGATAACGACAATATGGGCCTGGGCAACCCCAGCGGCGCCACGGCCAGCCTGAGCAGCCCCACCAACTACCTGCTGGTGAAGCCCCAGTTCACCATCGGCTACAACGCCCAGCGCGGCACGCCCACCTGGGTGAGTTGGCACCTCACGCGCACCGATATCGGCTCGGCCCCGCGCCAGGACGACTTCCGGCCCGACCCGGCTTTGCCCCGGGAGTTTTACCAGGTGACGCGTAACTCCTACTCGGGCTCGGGCTTCGACAAGGGCCACAACTGCCCCTCGGCCGACCGTACCCGGGAGCTGGATGACAACTCGGCTACTTTCCTGATGACCAACATGCTCCCGCAGGCCGGCAATAACAACCAGCGCACCTGGAGCAGCCTGGAGGAGTGGACCCGCGCCCAGGTGCAGCGCGGCCAGGAGGTGTACGTCATCATGGGCAGCTACGGCAAAGGCGGCACCGGCACTAACGGCTTCAAAACTACCATCGATAACGGCCACGTAACGGTGCCGGCCCGCGTGTGGAAGGTGCTCGTGCTACTGCCCGAGGGCAGCAACGACGTGCAGCGCATTGCCGCCGGCCAGGCCCGCCTGCTGGCCGTGGATACGCCCAACGACCAGACCGTGAGCCCCGACTGGAGCCAGTACCGCGTCAGCATCGACGCCATTGAAGCGGCCACCGGCCTGGACCTGCTCAGCAAAATCCCGCTGGCCGCCCAGGACCGGCTGGAAGCCCAAGTAGACACCGCCCCCACCCGGTAA
- a CDS encoding MFS transporter, with the protein MLTQSVSSSALRPRHTYRLAVGSTFLLQGLCFSTWAARISTVQQQLGLTDTELGGVLLAVPIGSVTSLPLTGWLVARFGSRRLSVLGVLLYALGLPLLGLAATVPQLLAALVLFGLASNMANISINTQAVGVEGLYGKSIMAKFHGIWSLAGFAGAAIGSFMLARHVAPLPHFLLMSGVVLLGLLVARPFLLPHDAPREADAPIFVLPDKSLLLLGVLAFCSLLCEGTMFDWSGVYFRKVVAAPPAQVGLGFAAFMSTMAAGRFVADWFTDRFGRKKTLVISGLLEAAGLLLAVAWPGLLTATLGFMLVGLGVSSVVPLVYGAAGRSKTMPAGVALAAVSTVGFAGFLLGPPVIGLVAGATSLRVSFALIALMGLAVALLAQRVEEE; encoded by the coding sequence ATGCTTACTCAATCCGTTTCCTCGTCGGCGCTGCGTCCCCGGCATACCTACCGGCTAGCGGTGGGCAGCACCTTCCTGCTGCAGGGCCTGTGCTTTTCTACCTGGGCCGCCCGCATTTCCACGGTGCAGCAGCAACTGGGCCTCACCGATACGGAGCTGGGCGGGGTACTGCTGGCCGTGCCCATTGGCTCGGTTACCTCGCTACCGCTCACGGGCTGGCTGGTGGCCCGGTTCGGCAGCCGACGCCTGTCGGTACTGGGGGTGCTGCTCTACGCGCTGGGGCTGCCGCTGCTGGGGCTGGCGGCCACGGTGCCGCAGCTGCTGGCGGCGCTGGTGCTGTTCGGGCTGGCCAGCAACATGGCCAACATCAGCATCAACACCCAGGCCGTGGGCGTGGAGGGGCTGTACGGCAAATCTATCATGGCCAAGTTTCACGGCATCTGGAGTCTGGCGGGGTTTGCCGGGGCGGCCATCGGCTCATTTATGCTGGCCCGCCACGTAGCGCCGCTGCCGCACTTCCTGCTGATGTCGGGGGTGGTGCTGCTGGGGCTGCTGGTGGCCCGGCCGTTCCTGCTGCCCCACGATGCCCCCCGCGAGGCCGACGCGCCCATCTTCGTGCTACCCGATAAGTCGCTGCTGCTGCTGGGGGTGCTGGCGTTTTGCTCCCTGCTCTGCGAAGGCACCATGTTCGACTGGAGCGGGGTGTACTTTCGCAAGGTGGTGGCGGCTCCCCCGGCGCAGGTGGGCCTAGGATTTGCCGCCTTCATGAGCACCATGGCGGCCGGCCGCTTCGTGGCCGACTGGTTCACGGACCGATTCGGCCGCAAAAAAACGCTCGTTATCAGTGGGCTGCTGGAAGCGGCCGGCCTGTTGCTGGCCGTGGCCTGGCCCGGGTTGCTGACGGCCACGCTTGGGTTTATGCTGGTGGGGCTGGGCGTTTCGTCGGTGGTGCCACTGGTATACGGAGCCGCCGGCCGCTCCAAAACCATGCCGGCCGGCGTAGCCCTAGCGGCGGTTTCCACGGTAGGGTTTGCGGGGTTTCTGCTGGGGCCGCCGGTTATCGGGCTGGTGGCCGGGGCTACCAGTCTGCGCGTTTCCTTCGCCCTCATTGCTCTCATGGGGCTGGCCGTGGCCCTGCTGGCCCAGCGCGTGGAGGAGGAGTAA
- a CDS encoding GNAT family N-acetyltransferase → MNQITIEKASLQDLSHLQQIGRQTFFETFSASNSEENMRTYLDEGFSAEKLSAEVQDPNSAFYVARQGERVIGYLKLNTGPAQTELQDEQALEIERIYVLQEFHGQKVGQMLYEEAMRVATQMRAAYVWLGVWEENPRAIRFYQKNGFVEFDKHLFKLGDDEQTDILMKRPLTSPG, encoded by the coding sequence ATGAACCAGATTACCATCGAAAAGGCCAGCCTTCAGGACCTCAGCCACCTGCAGCAAATCGGCCGACAAACGTTCTTCGAAACCTTCTCTGCCAGCAACTCCGAGGAGAATATGCGGACGTACCTGGACGAAGGTTTTTCCGCCGAGAAACTGAGCGCCGAGGTGCAAGACCCTAATTCAGCATTCTATGTTGCCCGGCAGGGCGAGCGGGTCATTGGGTATTTGAAACTGAATACCGGCCCGGCACAAACGGAGCTACAAGACGAGCAAGCCCTCGAAATTGAGCGAATTTATGTGCTACAGGAGTTCCACGGCCAAAAGGTTGGGCAAATGCTATATGAAGAGGCCATGCGTGTGGCAACGCAGATGCGGGCCGCTTACGTGTGGCTGGGCGTATGGGAGGAAAACCCTCGCGCCATTCGGTTTTACCAGAAAAATGGCTTCGTGGAGTTTGACAAACACCTGTTCAAGCTGGGGGATGATGAGCAGACGGACATCCTGATGAAGCGGCCTTTAACTAGTCCCGGTTAA
- a CDS encoding Crp/Fnr family transcriptional regulator — translation MTLPEILRTTYPLPDASLQKMLALAEYVELPQGTLLFRDDQLARHIYVLQHGLARAYARRADREVTFWFSCEGAVLASIRGYTEQTVSYETIELLENSSLFRLDMPTLRQLYRTDVHLANWGRVMVERVWLLTEQQLIARQFRTAEERYAELLQQSPHLLQRVALGHIASYLGITQVTLSRVRAKFKAARYL, via the coding sequence ATGACCCTGCCCGAGATTCTCCGGACTACGTATCCGCTTCCTGATGCCTCCTTACAGAAAATGCTGGCCCTGGCGGAGTACGTGGAATTGCCACAGGGCACCCTGCTGTTCCGCGACGACCAGTTGGCCCGTCATATCTATGTGCTACAACACGGTCTGGCCCGGGCTTACGCCCGCCGCGCCGACCGGGAAGTAACCTTCTGGTTTTCCTGTGAAGGAGCAGTTCTCGCCTCCATTCGGGGCTACACCGAGCAAACCGTGAGCTACGAAACCATTGAGCTACTGGAAAACAGCAGCTTATTTCGCCTCGATATGCCCACACTGCGGCAGCTCTACCGCACCGACGTGCACCTGGCCAATTGGGGGCGGGTGATGGTGGAACGCGTGTGGCTTCTAACGGAGCAGCAACTCATTGCCCGCCAGTTCCGCACCGCCGAGGAACGCTACGCCGAGCTGTTGCAGCAAAGCCCGCACCTGCTGCAACGCGTGGCGCTGGGTCACATTGCCTCTTATCTGGGCATCACGCAGGTTACGCTGAGTCGCGTGCGCGCCAAGTTCAAAGCAGCCCGGTACCTCTAG
- a CDS encoding DMT family transporter, whose amino-acid sequence MQWLFLILAGLAEVAFAFCLGKAKLTMGSESVTWYAVFAVFSVLSFCLLNLSLAHIPLGTAYAVWTGIGAVGKALLGVLVFGDPLTGPRLFFLCTLIGSVLGLKAVSH is encoded by the coding sequence ATGCAGTGGTTGTTTTTGATATTGGCCGGGTTAGCCGAAGTGGCCTTTGCCTTCTGCCTGGGCAAAGCCAAGCTGACTATGGGCTCTGAGTCCGTTACCTGGTATGCGGTTTTTGCCGTTTTCTCAGTCCTGAGTTTCTGCCTGCTCAACCTCAGTCTGGCGCACATACCCCTGGGTACTGCCTACGCCGTCTGGACGGGGATTGGGGCCGTGGGTAAGGCCCTGCTGGGCGTACTGGTGTTTGGCGACCCGCTGACGGGCCCGCGCCTCTTTTTTCTCTGCACCCTGATTGGCTCAGTGCTGGGGCTGAAGGCAGTTTCGCACTAG
- a CDS encoding nuclease A inhibitor family protein: MPSIFSRIVSGELPAFKVAEDEHHLAFLDITPLVEGHTLVIPKREVDYIFDMAPAELASLHLFAQRVAKGVKAAVPCKRVGVAVIGLEVPHAHIHLIPMNNVADMNFANPKIKVAEQRMNQLAAAIGAQVPAVVSGTAAAPVDPRDTKGGRETTEATEPETKQGKPDATDPALATLRDMTTGLVYMSEGDAPLEPVSFAAPAGSLTDATLAQLAGLPADTKVEKQELTYFLRNHTADNGVLGNPELANRFKALQMYLKQELSGTQVYRLGTGPQVPVLVLGEAEGGKLQGFKTVLTET, from the coding sequence ATGCCTTCCATTTTCTCCCGCATCGTGTCCGGCGAGCTGCCCGCTTTTAAGGTGGCCGAGGACGAGCATCATCTGGCCTTTCTAGACATTACGCCGCTGGTGGAGGGCCACACGCTGGTCATTCCGAAGCGCGAAGTCGACTATATTTTTGATATGGCACCGGCCGAGCTAGCCTCTCTGCACCTGTTTGCCCAGCGCGTGGCCAAGGGCGTGAAAGCCGCCGTGCCCTGCAAGCGGGTGGGCGTGGCTGTTATCGGGCTGGAAGTGCCCCACGCCCACATCCACCTGATTCCGATGAACAATGTAGCGGATATGAACTTCGCCAACCCCAAAATTAAGGTGGCCGAGCAGCGCATGAACCAGCTGGCCGCCGCCATCGGGGCCCAGGTACCGGCCGTGGTGAGTGGCACCGCTGCCGCTCCCGTCGACCCGCGCGACACCAAAGGTGGCCGCGAAACCACTGAAGCAACAGAACCGGAAACCAAACAAGGTAAGCCTGATGCCACCGACCCGGCCCTGGCTACCCTGCGCGACATGACCACCGGCTTAGTGTACATGAGCGAGGGCGACGCGCCGCTGGAACCGGTAAGCTTTGCGGCCCCCGCCGGTAGTCTCACCGATGCGACCCTAGCCCAGCTGGCCGGCCTGCCCGCCGACACCAAAGTGGAAAAACAGGAGCTGACTTACTTCCTGCGCAACCACACCGCCGACAATGGTGTGCTAGGTAACCCCGAGCTGGCCAACCGCTTCAAGGCCTTGCAGATGTACTTAAAGCAGGAGCTCAGCGGCACGCAGGTATACCGTTTGGGCACCGGCCCGCAGGTGCCCGTGTTGGTGCTGGGCGAGGCCGAAGGCGGCAAGCTCCAGGGCTTCAAAACCGTGCTGACGGAAACCTAA
- the greA gene encoding transcription elongation factor GreA translates to MSTINYYTPEGLQKLKDELQDLKIRGRAKAADDLREARDKGDLSENAEYDAAKEAQGLLELKISKLEEVVGNARLLDETNLDLTKVLIMSKVKLKNLKNNMVLDYTLVAEEEANLAAGKISVKSPIGKGLLGKSAGDTAEITVPAGKLQFEILEISR, encoded by the coding sequence ATGTCTACCATCAACTACTATACTCCCGAAGGTCTTCAGAAGCTGAAGGATGAGCTCCAGGACCTCAAAATCCGTGGCCGCGCCAAGGCTGCCGACGACCTGCGCGAAGCCCGCGACAAGGGTGACCTGAGCGAAAACGCCGAGTACGATGCCGCCAAGGAAGCCCAGGGGTTGTTGGAGCTGAAAATCTCCAAGCTGGAGGAAGTGGTCGGCAACGCCCGTCTGCTCGATGAGACCAACCTGGACCTGACCAAGGTGCTCATCATGAGCAAAGTGAAACTCAAGAACCTGAAGAACAACATGGTGCTCGACTACACGCTGGTAGCCGAGGAAGAAGCCAACCTGGCCGCCGGTAAAATCTCCGTAAAGTCGCCCATCGGCAAAGGTCTGCTGGGCAAATCGGCCGGCGATACCGCCGAAATCACGGTGCCGGCTGGCAAGCTGCAGTTCGAAATTCTGGAAATCAGCCGCTAG
- a CDS encoding NAD(P)-dependent oxidoreductase codes for MSLCLVIDEMHPSLPAYLEPLGVTLHYRPDLKAADVPAALAAHPYDGLLVRSKLRVTRELLAHGPHLRYVGRAGAGVDNIDEEALAAAGVTLLNAPEGNRDAVGEYAVGLLLALFRNIARADQEVRQGQWRREANRGEEIGGKTIGLLGYGHMGKAFARRLQAFDCTVLAHDHDPRVEPNHHATLVPLAELQQRAEVLSLHIPYSAANHHAVNEGFLAGFRQPLWLLNTARGEVLDHAAVVHCLQTGQLRGAALDVLENEKLTTLNPEQQARYEYLRTAPNVVLSPHVGGWSFQSYERINRVLAEKLRTFLGK; via the coding sequence ATGTCCCTCTGCCTCGTCATCGACGAAATGCACCCCAGTCTGCCGGCATACTTGGAGCCGCTGGGCGTGACGCTGCACTACCGACCCGATCTGAAGGCGGCTGACGTGCCCGCTGCGCTGGCCGCGCATCCCTACGACGGGCTGCTGGTGCGCTCCAAGCTGCGCGTGACGCGGGAGCTGCTGGCCCACGGCCCGCACCTGCGCTACGTGGGCCGGGCCGGGGCCGGCGTTGATAATATTGACGAGGAGGCCCTGGCCGCCGCCGGCGTAACCCTGCTCAACGCCCCCGAGGGCAACCGCGACGCGGTGGGCGAGTACGCCGTGGGCCTGCTGCTGGCCCTGTTCCGCAACATTGCCCGCGCCGACCAGGAGGTGCGCCAGGGCCAGTGGCGGCGGGAGGCCAACCGGGGCGAGGAAATCGGGGGCAAAACCATCGGGCTGCTGGGCTACGGGCACATGGGCAAGGCGTTTGCCCGGCGCCTCCAGGCTTTCGACTGCACCGTGCTGGCCCATGACCACGACCCGCGCGTGGAGCCCAACCACCACGCCACGCTGGTGCCGCTGGCCGAGCTGCAACAGCGCGCGGAGGTGCTAAGCCTGCACATTCCGTATTCGGCCGCTAACCACCATGCAGTGAACGAGGGGTTTCTGGCCGGTTTCCGCCAGCCGCTGTGGCTGCTGAACACAGCCCGGGGCGAGGTGCTCGACCACGCCGCCGTGGTGCACTGCCTGCAAACCGGCCAGCTGCGCGGCGCCGCCCTCGACGTGCTCGAAAACGAAAAGCTCACCACTCTGAACCCCGAGCAACAGGCGCGTTATGAGTACCTGCGCACGGCCCCGAACGTGGTGCTCTCGCCCCATGTGGGCGGCTGGAGCTTCCAGAGCTACGAGCGTATCAACCGGGTGCTGGCCGAGAAGCTGCGCACGTTCCTGGGGAAGTAA